One window from the genome of Cyprinus carpio isolate SPL01 chromosome B1, ASM1834038v1, whole genome shotgun sequence encodes:
- the LOC109049142 gene encoding UDP-glucuronosyltransferase 2C1-like isoform X2 produces MPSNKHKPGTMNGQVFQVLGPVVLTLLLTSFPVVQSGKVLVFPVDGSHWVNMNILVEALHAKGHNVTVIRMADSWYIKEFSPHYTSVTLRSEGGFGEEFLEMFISRLTGIIREGSTWARLKLEIEMWQSSIKMIETESEMIVNMIEDQQLMQSLKAAKYDLILTDPAMFGGIILGHYLKLPIVYNVRWTLYNEAHFVIAPSPLSYVPFPMLELSDRMSFLERVKNVVMYTITEILVSLLITPINNALCERFIGPGTSYFSLTQSADLWLHRVDFIFEFPRPTMPNIVYMGGFQCKPSKPLPQDLEDFVQSSGDHGVIIMSLGTLIGQLPDDVAEAIAEAFAELPQKIIWRYKGKRPSALGNNTLMMDWMPQNDLLGHPKTRAFVAHGGTNGIQEAIYHGVPIIGFGLIFDQPDNLAKMRVKGVAKTLDFATVDKVSFLKTVKEVLYDPSYRENMQRLSRLHKDVPVKPLDNAIFWIEFVMRHKGAAHLRTESYKMPWYSYHSVDVILFLLSVVSLIILTIYAVIRYFCCRICMRKTKKKLK; encoded by the exons ATGCCATCTAATAAACACAAACCAG GAACTATGAACGGACAGGTTTTTCAGGTGCTTGGGCCAGTTGTGCTAACTCTTCTACTGACGAGTTTCCCAGTTGTTCAAAGCGGGAAGGTTCTTGTCTTTCCTGTGGATGGCAGTCACTGGGTCAACATGAACATCTTGGTGGAGGCTCTTCACGCCAAAGGTCACAATGTTACAGTCATTCGGATGGCAGACAGCTGGTACATCAAAGAATTTTCCCCTCACTACACATCAGTCACTCTGAGATCTGAAGGAGGATTTGGTGAAGAATTCCTTGAGATGTTTATTTCAAGACTTACAGGAATTATAAGGGAAGGTTCCACCTGGGCTCGTCTGAAGCTGGAGATAGAGATGTGGCAAAGTTCTATAAAGATGATTGAAACAGAAAGTGAGATGATTGTCAACATGATTGAAGACCAGCAACTAATGCAGTCCTTAAAAGCTGCCAAGTATGATTTGATTCTGACCGATCCGGCCATGTTCGGAGGGATCATACTGGGTCACTATCTCAAACTGCCCATTGTCTACAATGTCCGTTGGACATTGTACAATGAGGCTCATTTTGTTATAGCTCCTTCACCACTTTCATATGTACCTTTTCCAATGCTGGAATTATCAGACCGCATGAGTTTCTTGGAAAGAGTGAAGAATGTAGTGATGTACACCATAACTGAAATACTGGTTTCTCTCTTGATTACTCCAATTAATAATGCACTTTGCGAACGGTTCATTGGCCCAGGAACATCCTACTTTTCTTTAACTCAGAGTGCTGATCTGTGGCTTCACagagttgattttatttttgaattccCGCGTCCCACTATGCCGAACATTGTCTACATGGGAGGTTTTCAATGTAAGCCATCAAAACCTCTTCCCCAAGATCTGGAGGACTTTGTGCAGAGCTCTGGTGATCATGGTGTCATCATCATGTCTCTGGGCACTCTCATTGGTCAGCTTCCTGATGATGTGGCTGAGGCGATAGCTGAAGCTTTTGCGGAACTTCCACAGAAGATCATCTGGAGGTACAAAGGAAAGAGACCATCTGCACTAGGAAacaacaccttaatgatggactGGATGCCACAGAACGATCTTCTGGGTCATCCTAAGACCAGAGCCTTTGTGGCACATGGAGGAACCAACGGGATTCAAGAAGCCATCTACCACGGGGTACCAATCATTGGATTTGGGCTGATTTTTGACCAGCCTGATAATCTTGCAAAAATGAGAGTAAAGGGTGTAGCCAAGACTCTAGATTTTGCCACAGTGGATAAAGTCTCCTTCCTTAAAACTGTCAAAGAGGTTCTTTATGATCCCTCTTATCGGGAGAACATGCAGAGGCTCTCAAGGCTTCACAAGGACGTTCCAGTGAAACCTCTGGACAACGCCATCTTCTGGATTGAGTTTGTTATGAGGCACAAAGGTGCTGCTCACTTGCGCACAGAGTCTTACAAAATGCCCTGGTACTCTTATCACTCTGTTGATGTCATACTGTTCCTGCTTTCTGTTGTGTCACTCATAATCTTGACTATATATGCAGTAATCAGATATTTCTGCTGCAGAATAtgcatgagaaaaacaaaaaaaaaactaaaataa
- the LOC109049142 gene encoding UDP-glucuronosyltransferase 2C1-like isoform X1, with translation MPSNKHKPAGAMNRQIFQSCGQIRLTLLLLTTVTIVQSGKVLVFPVDGSHWVNMNVLVEALHAKGHNITVIRMADSWYIKEFSPHYTSVTLNSPGGFEEEFFETFAFRLMKILREGSTWGRLKLEIEMWENVGKMFKIKSEMIVNMFEDQELMQSIKDTKYDLVLTDPVDFGGILLGHYFKLPIVYNVRWTVCSEAHFVIAPSPLSYVPLPLLELSDRMSFFERVKNVVMYIITETQVAFMIAPTYNALCERFIGPGVSFLTLVQSADLWLHRVDFIFEFPRPTMPNIVYMGGFQCKPSKPLPQDLEDFVQSSGDHGVIIMSLGTLIGQLPDDVAEAIAEAFAELPQKIIWRYKGKRPSALGNNTLMMDWMPQNDLLGHPKTRAFVAHGGTNGIQEAIYHGVPIIGFGLIFDQPDNLAKMRVRGVAKTLDFATVDKDSFLKTVKEVLYDPSYRENMQRLSRLHKDVPVKPLDNAIFWIEFVMRHKGAAHLRTESYKMPWYSYHSVDVILFLLSAVSLIILTIYAVIRYFCCRICMRKRKNKSK, from the exons ATGCCATCTAATAAACACAAACCAG CAGGTGCCATGAACAGACAGATTTTTCAGTCGTGTGGCCAAATCAGATTAACCCTTCTGCTGCTGACGACTGTCACAATTGTTCAAAGCGGGAAGGTTCTTGTCTTTCCTGTGGATGGCAGTCACTGGGTCAACATGAACGTCTTGGTGGAGGCACTTCATGCCAAAGGTCACAATATTACAGTCATTCGGATGGCAGACAGCTGGTACATCAAAGAATTCTCCCCTCACTACACATCAGTCACTCTGAATTCTCCTGGAGGATTCGAAGAAGAATTCTTTGAGACGTTTGCATTCAGACTTATGAAAATCCTGAGAGAAGGTTCCACATGGGGTCGTCTGAAACTGGAGATAGAGATGTGGGAAAATGTTGgaaagatgtttaaaataaaaagtgagatGATAGTTAACATGTTTGAAGACCAAGAGCTAATGCAGTCCATAAAAGACACTAAATATGATTTGGTTCTTACAGATCCAGTTGATTTTGGAGGTATTCTATTGGGTCACTATTTCAAACTGCCCATTGTCTACAATGTTCGTTGGACAGTTTGCAGTGAGGCTCATTTTGTTATAGCGCCTTCTCCACTTTCTTATGTTCCTTTGCCATTGCTGGAGTTATCAGACCGGATGAGTTTCTTTGAAAGAGTGAAGAATGTTGTGATGTACATCATAACTGAAACGCAAGTCGCTTTTATGATTGCTCCAACGTATAATGCACTTTGCGAACGATTCATTGGCCCAGGAGTGTCCTTCCTTACCTTAGTTCAGAGTGCTGATCTGTGGCTTCACagagttgattttatttttgaattccCGCGTCCCACTATGCCGAACATTGTCTACATGGGAGGTTTTCAATGCAAGCCATCAAAACCTCTTCCCCAAGATCTGGAGGACTTTGTGCAGAGCTCTGGTGATCATGGTGTCATCATCATGTCTCTGGGCACTCTCATTGGTCAGCTTCCTGATGATGTGGCTGAGGCGATAGCTGAAGCTTTTGCAGAACTTCCACAGAAGATCATCTGGAGGTACAAAGGAAAGAGACCATCTGCTCTAGGAAacaacaccttaatgatggactGGATGCCTCAGAACGATCTTCTGGGTCATCCTAAGACCAGAGCCTTTGTGGCACATGGAGGAACCAACGGGATTCAAGAAGCCATCTACCACGGGGTACCTATCATTGGATTTGGGCTGATTTTTGACCAGCCTGATAATCTTGCAAAAATGAGAGTACGAGGTGTAGCAAAGACTCTAGATTTTGCCACAGTGGATAAGGACTCCTTCCTTAAAACTGTCAAAGAGGTCCTTTATGATCCCTCTTATCGGGAGAACATGCAGAGGCTCTCAAGGCTTCACAAGGATGTTCCAGTGAAACCTCTGGACAACGCCATCTTCTGGATTGAGTTTGTTATGAGGCACAAAGGTGCTGCTCACTTGCGCACAGAGTCTTACAAAATGCCCTGGTACTCTTATCACTCTGTTGATGTCATACTGTTCCTGCTTTCTGCTGTGTCACTCATAATCTTGACTATATATGCAGTAATCAGATATTTCTGCTGCAGAATATgcatgaggaaaagaaaaaacaaaagcaaatga
- the LOC109049143 gene encoding UDP-glucuronosyltransferase 2C1-like isoform X2, giving the protein MNRQLFQSCGQIFIALLLTSFPVVQSRKVLVFPVDGSHWVNMNILVEALHAKGHNVTVIRMADSWYIKEFSPHYTSITINSPGGFDEEFFETFAFRLMKIQREGSTWARLKLEIETWLGTFELTKVECEMIKSMMEDQQLIQSFRDAKYDLLLTDPFLFGGVLLGHFLKLPIVYNIRWTMYSEAHFVIAPSPLSYIPFPMVELSDRMSFFQRVKNVVMYTVTEAMGALLFAPNYDALCERFIGPGVSFLTLLQSADLWLHRVDFIFEFPRPTMPNIVYMGGFQCKPSKPLPQDLEDFVQSSGDHGVIIMSLGTLIGQLPDDVAEAIAEAFAELPQKIIWRYKGKRPSALGNNTLMMDWMPQNDLLGHPKTRAFVAHGGTNGIQEAIYHGVPIIGFGLIFDQPDNLVKMRVRGVAKTVDFATVDKDSFLKTVKEVLYDPSYRENMQRLSRLHKDVPVKPLDNAIFWIEFVMRHKGAAHLRTESYKMPWYSYHSVDVILFLLSAVSLIILTIYAVIRYFCCRICLRKAKNKLE; this is encoded by the coding sequence ATGAACAGACAGTTATTTCAATCATGTGGGCAAATTTTCATAGCCCTTCTACTGACGAGTTTCCCAGTTGTTCAAAGCAGGAAGGTTCTTGTCTTTCCTGTGGATGGCAGTCACTGGGTCAACATGAACATCTTGGTGGAGGCACTTCATGCCAAAGGTCACAATGTTACAGTCATTCGGATGGCAGACAGCTGGTACATCAAAGAATTCTCCCCTCACTACACATCAATCACTATAAATTCTCCTGGAGGATTCGATGAAGAATTCTTTGAGACGTTTGCATTCAGACTTATGAAAATTCAGAGGGAAGGTTCCACCTGGGCTCGTCTGAAGCTGGAGATAGAAACGTGGCTAGGCACTTTTGAGTTAACCAAAGTAGAATGTGAGATGATAAAGAGCATGATGGAAGACCAGCAGCTAATACAGTCTTTTAGGGATGCCAAGTATGATTTGCTTCTTACAGATCCATTCTTGTTTGGAGGTGTTCTTTTGGGCCACTTCCTGAAGCTGCCCATTGTCTACAATATCCGTTGGACAATGTATAGTGAAGCACATTTCGTGATAGCTCCTTCTCCACTTTCTTATATTCCTTTTCCAATGGTGGAGTTATCAGATCGCATGAGCTTTTttcaaagagtgaaaaatgtagTGATGTACACTGTAACTGAAGCTATGGGTGCTTTACTGTTTGCTCCAAATTATGATGCACTTTGCGAACGGTTCATTGGCCCAGGAGTGTCCTTCCTTACCTTACTTCAGAGTGCTGATCTGTGGCTCCATagagttgattttatttttgaattccCGCGTCCCACTATGCCGAACATTGTCTACATGGGAGGTTTTCAATGCAAGCCATCAAAGCCTCTTCCCCAAGATCTGGAGGACTTTGTGCAGAGCTCTGGTGATCATGGTGTCATCATCATGTCTCTGGGCACTCTCATTGGTCAGCTTCCTGATGATGTGGCTGAGGCGATAGCTGAAGCTTTTGCGGAACTTCCACAGAAGATCATCTGGAGGTACAAAGGAAAGAGACCATCTGCACTAGGAAacaacaccttaatgatggactGGATGCCACAGAACGATCTTCTGGGTCATCCTAAGACCAGAGCCTTTGTGGCACATGGAGGAACCAACGGGATTCAAGAAGCCATTTACCACGGGGTACCTATCATTGGATTTGGGCTGATTTTTGACCAGCCTGATAATCTTGTAAAAATGAGAGTACGAGGTGTAGCCAAGACTGTAGACTTTGCCACAGTGGATAAGGACTCCTTTCTTAAAACTGTCAAAGAGGTTCTTTATGATCCCTCTTATCGGGAGAACATGCAGAGGCTCTCAAGGCTTCACAAGGACGTTCCAGTGAAACCTCTGGACAACGCCATCTTCTGGATTGAGTTTGTTATGAGGCACAAAGGTGCTGCTCACTTGCGCACAGAGTCTTACAAAATGCCCTGGTACTCTTATCACTCTGTTGATGTCATACTGTTCCTGCTTTCTGCTGTGTCACTCATAATCTTGACTATATATGCAGTAATCAGATATTTCTGCTGCAGAATATGTTtaagaaaagcaaaaaacaaacttgaatga
- the LOC109049142 gene encoding UDP-glucuronosyltransferase 2C1-like isoform X3, translated as MNGQVFQVLGPVVLTLLLTSFPVVQSGKVLVFPVDGSHWVNMNILVEALHAKGHNVTVIRMADSWYIKEFSPHYTSVTLRSEGGFGEEFLEMFISRLTGIIREGSTWARLKLEIEMWQSSIKMIETESEMIVNMIEDQQLMQSLKAAKYDLILTDPAMFGGIILGHYLKLPIVYNVRWTLYNEAHFVIAPSPLSYVPFPMLELSDRMSFLERVKNVVMYTITEILVSLLITPINNALCERFIGPGTSYFSLTQSADLWLHRVDFIFEFPRPTMPNIVYMGGFQCKPSKPLPQDLEDFVQSSGDHGVIIMSLGTLIGQLPDDVAEAIAEAFAELPQKIIWRYKGKRPSALGNNTLMMDWMPQNDLLGHPKTRAFVAHGGTNGIQEAIYHGVPIIGFGLIFDQPDNLAKMRVKGVAKTLDFATVDKVSFLKTVKEVLYDPSYRENMQRLSRLHKDVPVKPLDNAIFWIEFVMRHKGAAHLRTESYKMPWYSYHSVDVILFLLSVVSLIILTIYAVIRYFCCRICMRKTKKKLK; from the coding sequence ATGAACGGACAGGTTTTTCAGGTGCTTGGGCCAGTTGTGCTAACTCTTCTACTGACGAGTTTCCCAGTTGTTCAAAGCGGGAAGGTTCTTGTCTTTCCTGTGGATGGCAGTCACTGGGTCAACATGAACATCTTGGTGGAGGCTCTTCACGCCAAAGGTCACAATGTTACAGTCATTCGGATGGCAGACAGCTGGTACATCAAAGAATTTTCCCCTCACTACACATCAGTCACTCTGAGATCTGAAGGAGGATTTGGTGAAGAATTCCTTGAGATGTTTATTTCAAGACTTACAGGAATTATAAGGGAAGGTTCCACCTGGGCTCGTCTGAAGCTGGAGATAGAGATGTGGCAAAGTTCTATAAAGATGATTGAAACAGAAAGTGAGATGATTGTCAACATGATTGAAGACCAGCAACTAATGCAGTCCTTAAAAGCTGCCAAGTATGATTTGATTCTGACCGATCCGGCCATGTTCGGAGGGATCATACTGGGTCACTATCTCAAACTGCCCATTGTCTACAATGTCCGTTGGACATTGTACAATGAGGCTCATTTTGTTATAGCTCCTTCACCACTTTCATATGTACCTTTTCCAATGCTGGAATTATCAGACCGCATGAGTTTCTTGGAAAGAGTGAAGAATGTAGTGATGTACACCATAACTGAAATACTGGTTTCTCTCTTGATTACTCCAATTAATAATGCACTTTGCGAACGGTTCATTGGCCCAGGAACATCCTACTTTTCTTTAACTCAGAGTGCTGATCTGTGGCTTCACagagttgattttatttttgaattccCGCGTCCCACTATGCCGAACATTGTCTACATGGGAGGTTTTCAATGTAAGCCATCAAAACCTCTTCCCCAAGATCTGGAGGACTTTGTGCAGAGCTCTGGTGATCATGGTGTCATCATCATGTCTCTGGGCACTCTCATTGGTCAGCTTCCTGATGATGTGGCTGAGGCGATAGCTGAAGCTTTTGCGGAACTTCCACAGAAGATCATCTGGAGGTACAAAGGAAAGAGACCATCTGCACTAGGAAacaacaccttaatgatggactGGATGCCACAGAACGATCTTCTGGGTCATCCTAAGACCAGAGCCTTTGTGGCACATGGAGGAACCAACGGGATTCAAGAAGCCATCTACCACGGGGTACCAATCATTGGATTTGGGCTGATTTTTGACCAGCCTGATAATCTTGCAAAAATGAGAGTAAAGGGTGTAGCCAAGACTCTAGATTTTGCCACAGTGGATAAAGTCTCCTTCCTTAAAACTGTCAAAGAGGTTCTTTATGATCCCTCTTATCGGGAGAACATGCAGAGGCTCTCAAGGCTTCACAAGGACGTTCCAGTGAAACCTCTGGACAACGCCATCTTCTGGATTGAGTTTGTTATGAGGCACAAAGGTGCTGCTCACTTGCGCACAGAGTCTTACAAAATGCCCTGGTACTCTTATCACTCTGTTGATGTCATACTGTTCCTGCTTTCTGTTGTGTCACTCATAATCTTGACTATATATGCAGTAATCAGATATTTCTGCTGCAGAATAtgcatgagaaaaacaaaaaaaaaactaaaataa
- the LOC109049143 gene encoding UDP-glucuronosyltransferase 2C1-like isoform X1: MGAMNRQLFQSCGQIFIALLLTSFPVVQSRKVLVFPVDGSHWVNMNILVEALHAKGHNVTVIRMADSWYIKEFSPHYTSITINSPGGFDEEFFETFAFRLMKIQREGSTWARLKLEIETWLGTFELTKVECEMIKSMMEDQQLIQSFRDAKYDLLLTDPFLFGGVLLGHFLKLPIVYNIRWTMYSEAHFVIAPSPLSYIPFPMVELSDRMSFFQRVKNVVMYTVTEAMGALLFAPNYDALCERFIGPGVSFLTLLQSADLWLHRVDFIFEFPRPTMPNIVYMGGFQCKPSKPLPQDLEDFVQSSGDHGVIIMSLGTLIGQLPDDVAEAIAEAFAELPQKIIWRYKGKRPSALGNNTLMMDWMPQNDLLGHPKTRAFVAHGGTNGIQEAIYHGVPIIGFGLIFDQPDNLVKMRVRGVAKTVDFATVDKDSFLKTVKEVLYDPSYRENMQRLSRLHKDVPVKPLDNAIFWIEFVMRHKGAAHLRTESYKMPWYSYHSVDVILFLLSAVSLIILTIYAVIRYFCCRICLRKAKNKLE, encoded by the exons ATGG GTGCCATGAACAGACAGTTATTTCAATCATGTGGGCAAATTTTCATAGCCCTTCTACTGACGAGTTTCCCAGTTGTTCAAAGCAGGAAGGTTCTTGTCTTTCCTGTGGATGGCAGTCACTGGGTCAACATGAACATCTTGGTGGAGGCACTTCATGCCAAAGGTCACAATGTTACAGTCATTCGGATGGCAGACAGCTGGTACATCAAAGAATTCTCCCCTCACTACACATCAATCACTATAAATTCTCCTGGAGGATTCGATGAAGAATTCTTTGAGACGTTTGCATTCAGACTTATGAAAATTCAGAGGGAAGGTTCCACCTGGGCTCGTCTGAAGCTGGAGATAGAAACGTGGCTAGGCACTTTTGAGTTAACCAAAGTAGAATGTGAGATGATAAAGAGCATGATGGAAGACCAGCAGCTAATACAGTCTTTTAGGGATGCCAAGTATGATTTGCTTCTTACAGATCCATTCTTGTTTGGAGGTGTTCTTTTGGGCCACTTCCTGAAGCTGCCCATTGTCTACAATATCCGTTGGACAATGTATAGTGAAGCACATTTCGTGATAGCTCCTTCTCCACTTTCTTATATTCCTTTTCCAATGGTGGAGTTATCAGATCGCATGAGCTTTTttcaaagagtgaaaaatgtagTGATGTACACTGTAACTGAAGCTATGGGTGCTTTACTGTTTGCTCCAAATTATGATGCACTTTGCGAACGGTTCATTGGCCCAGGAGTGTCCTTCCTTACCTTACTTCAGAGTGCTGATCTGTGGCTCCATagagttgattttatttttgaattccCGCGTCCCACTATGCCGAACATTGTCTACATGGGAGGTTTTCAATGCAAGCCATCAAAGCCTCTTCCCCAAGATCTGGAGGACTTTGTGCAGAGCTCTGGTGATCATGGTGTCATCATCATGTCTCTGGGCACTCTCATTGGTCAGCTTCCTGATGATGTGGCTGAGGCGATAGCTGAAGCTTTTGCGGAACTTCCACAGAAGATCATCTGGAGGTACAAAGGAAAGAGACCATCTGCACTAGGAAacaacaccttaatgatggactGGATGCCACAGAACGATCTTCTGGGTCATCCTAAGACCAGAGCCTTTGTGGCACATGGAGGAACCAACGGGATTCAAGAAGCCATTTACCACGGGGTACCTATCATTGGATTTGGGCTGATTTTTGACCAGCCTGATAATCTTGTAAAAATGAGAGTACGAGGTGTAGCCAAGACTGTAGACTTTGCCACAGTGGATAAGGACTCCTTTCTTAAAACTGTCAAAGAGGTTCTTTATGATCCCTCTTATCGGGAGAACATGCAGAGGCTCTCAAGGCTTCACAAGGACGTTCCAGTGAAACCTCTGGACAACGCCATCTTCTGGATTGAGTTTGTTATGAGGCACAAAGGTGCTGCTCACTTGCGCACAGAGTCTTACAAAATGCCCTGGTACTCTTATCACTCTGTTGATGTCATACTGTTCCTGCTTTCTGCTGTGTCACTCATAATCTTGACTATATATGCAGTAATCAGATATTTCTGCTGCAGAATATGTTtaagaaaagcaaaaaacaaacttgaatga